The Juglans regia cultivar Chandler chromosome 11, Walnut 2.0, whole genome shotgun sequence genome contains the following window.
AGGTGAGGCAGTTGGTTGTTAATCCAGATGCTCTTCCCTATGATGGGACAAAGAGCATCAAACAGTCAGATTTATCtggtttcttcaaaatcatgaatttgatcatcacCAATAATATCGATAATTGGTAGCACAAGAAAGAGGTTGACATGGATAGGGCGAAGTTTATGATACGCGTCGCTCGTGGTGTTCCTATCGACTTAGTGTGTTATATATTCGATATGACTCGATTAGAGGCCCGGTACATTACGATGAATATATTGCTATTCGGGATCCTGATTACACGATTTCTACTACATGCTAGGTCCTGCCAGATATTGCTGACTGTCAGGAGCTGATGAGACCGATCAACTTGGCCACCCTGTCATGAAACACGGGACACTCGAGACTTCGTCTTCGTGGTCCTATTCCAAACTTGATCGATACTTACAGAGATGCACATCCTGGGAGATCATGGAGTATTGGCCGATGTATCCACGTAATCCAATGCATCACTCATAACTACTCGTGAAGAGATGACATATATAGTGCGCGTAGAGATCAACGGACAAACATTAGCAATGATCGATGCAATGTGTACGAAGATTCGTATTGCCATGTCTGACTTACGTACAGAAATTAATGCTAGTATCTCTGACTTACATACAAAGATCGATGCCATGTCTGCGACTCAACTCATGATCAGTACTCGATTGACGCAACTAGAGACACGCCTAGCtacagtcgaggatgtgtgcagAGATTGGGATCTTAgtagtttgtattttttatttacatttgtttttagtatggacaatatttagtgttttgtaaatttaacttaattttgaattatatcttttgtctttttaaattaattattgatttttattattcctattatttaattgatatttttatataaattaaatatttatccataattaaGTAAGGTATTTTGTTGTCatcaataattgtaaaaattctGTAACTATTCAAACATAATATATCACGtccaaatatttctctattccCTTTAgagatttttgaaataaatctccgtttgaactgtttattttacgttcgaacattaattaaTGTATTCAATCGAACGGTAAGTCAATATCCCACTAAATTTATTGATTTAACCTGCTAATTTTTCATTCGATCATACataatatttgttcgaacattaattaactttgacgttcgaacgttgttgTATGTTATTCGAACGGTAAGTCAATGTCCTACTAAATTTTATTACTTAACGTGCCAAATTCTCTTTCGACCATATATAATATCCattcaaatgtttattttattttgttcagaCATTTTTTGTCGATGTTCGAGCGGTTATTttatttgggacgaaaattttcatccctttATGTACCATTTGaacatgttcgaacggtaaacaCTTTCGGttgatttttataaacaaaatttaaatttcatccctacatcttattttttgtgacgattttcaTTTCGTCCCAAACAAAAATGGTCCCAAAAGAGAATTTTTGTTGTAGTCCATAAGCAGTAGAAATCATGTAGCATGGTTTGGGTCTTGGCTCAGTTTGGCCTGTTGTCTCTAAAGATTCTGCGCGCAAAGTCCACTCTAGTCCCCCAAGGAAAGCCTTCAAGAGATCTGTCGATCCAAGTTCACACTTTAAAAGTTGGATTCTGATTAAGAACGATCGATTCTTTTGAATGGTAATTGTGGTTGTGACTAGTTGATGCAATGAATGCTACTGGCAATGGAATAGAGAAAGGCCTTGCGCGcgaataatttatatatacatgtggaGCTTTAAGTTGCACAAcatttgatatatacaatatgGTTCGAAGATGATCTTGGGGATGGGAAAAATGTCAATCGATTGGAATAAACTTAATATGAATTTGACCCTGCAGGTCCAAACCATGGGAAATCAAGACAACTTGAATGATATGTAAGTGAAGCAAACTGGAAGGAATTTATGCTAAATCGTTGGAATTACATAGCTCACTGAATCCTTTTACATCATGAACATCTGTTTTATAGAATGTTCAAAATCTCACACAAATACAACTCCATAACCACACAGGTAGAATTCCTTTGTCAATCAATTCCTAAACCCAATTATGATTTATTCACTTAAGTACTTCAAattagatgttaaaaaaaaaaagagaagaaaaaaaaaaaaaaagactttggCAACAATCTTTCAGCTTGCGCTCTTGTTTGTGACTTTTCAGTAGTATGCTGTATGTCCATGGTATCCATTATTACATTATCATGGCAAAATGGGCATACGGGCAAACCCATCTTTCCACCAAGAAATCTATGATTTGATCACTCCAAGTGTTGCTGCTTGAAGGGATATAGAGTGTATGGTATTCCCTATATGAAGACTATGTTCACCCATTGGAATTCTTCGAATTCCAGATCTATCCACCACACTAAGGAACTTGCACACATGGATGTTAATTCGGACTCGCCGCTGAGCCTTTGCCGGGACATGAACTTTTTCAAAAGCTACCAGTTGTTTGTGTGGAGCCCACTGCCCAGCAGGTGGTTTGGAAAATACAAGCATTGTGTGAGAACCATCCTTGGACCCTACATTTTTCACGTCTAGATCAACCCCGAGAGAGACCCTACCACACCTGGCATGTGTCACCCTGATTGCCTTGCCTGAGATGGTAGTGTTGCCACGAGCATGGCGGCCGGCAAGAGGGATAGCCACCACGGTGGGAGCACTAGCTACGGTGTGCACAAATTTTGTGTAGCTCAAACCGTGCCCAAATGGGTACACCACTGGACCTTTGTAAAATCTGTAGGTTCTTCCGGGATAGCCTCTAGATCGGCTTGACCTCATATCCATGGATGTCATAGGCAAATTTGAAAGGTAGTCTTGTGGGTACCATGTCATAGGCAACTTGCCCTCTGAAAGGCACCGAAAAAGGTTAGTCAAATCTGAGAAAACTTTGTattaattcttataaaaattactgtcaaggaaaaaggaaaacaaacctGGATTGGATGTTCCGTACAAGACATCAGCAATGGCAGCTCCACCAGCTTGGCCAGGGTAACCGGCCCATAAGATGCCGCCAATGCGCGGATCATTCTGTGCAAAAGCCACATCAATAGGCCCACCTGACATCAGGACCAATATAGTTGGACCCCTTGAAGCTGCGGCTACCTTGGACACAAGATCTTGTTGGCGCCCTGGTAAAAGGAGCCCAGTCCTGTCCCTGAATTCTGCCTCGATAGTTTGGTCAAGCCCTACAACTAAAACTGTTGCATCGGCGTTACGGGCGGCATCGACAGCCGCACTGAAGAGCTTGTCATCGGTGCAGGCGACGTTAGTGCAACCCTGTTGGTGAATCGTTTTTGCATATCTTCCAATTCCTTGCATGGGAGTGATGTATCCACATGCAACACCTAGCGTTCCAAGCATAAAAATAGGTTCATTTCGTCATGCAAATGGGTTTTATTTTAGAGTATTGATACACGCAACATATTTTCACAGCAcatttcacaataatattataagatatttttgtaaagtaatgttacttttataaagaGTTATACAATATTActcctcatttaacacattattgtgaaatatgttgtgaaaatattatatataaatcatttgtcTTAAGAGGAGGAATAAAGGTTTACCAGCATAGTTGCCAATCATGGTATCTGTGACATTCGAATTAGGCCCGATGACAGCAATAGTACGGTGGCGGCGAGGAGACAGAGGCAGCGAAGGTCCATGGTTCTTGAGAAGAACAATGCCTTGCCTGGCGGCTTCAAGCGCGAGCTCTTGGTGAGCCGGAGTGCACACATCTTTGGGGCCAAGGTTCCCAAATGGCTGCTTGGAGGGTTCCCCATCAAACATGCCCAGCCTCATTTGGACATTGAGTGTGTTTGCCAAAGCGCCATTGACATCAATCTCCTTCAATAGGCCTCTTTTCAGCGCATCCTCTGTGTGCAAAGCCAGGAAAGGCCCGCAGTCCAAATCCAAACCTGAACATAACCAAATAtacgtatataatttttaagaatCTCTCCATTTTATGCTATTCAGTTTATTAGAGTAAagtataagattttttttttttttttatatcatttggcATTATGTTGAAAAGAATATCTAATATCTAAACTTAAATCAATATGgcacattttatttgaaattagaaagttGCTGGATTGAATTGGAAAATTTCATTGCCATAGTTGTTGAATACTTCTATGACTCTGAAAAAGATAACAAGCAAATATGCAACGAAGGTTCCATTCATCCAAGTTGCCATGGGACCAAATATCCATGTGGATCATGAGGATCCTATATAGTTGTCCTTATATATATGGGTCCCTACGTGACGAATGCCCTCATATGTTGTCTGTATTCTGAATAGTACTTCCCACAAATTAGTTTTAAACATTTATGGTTTAATTCCATGCAATCGTATGTTTGGTAAAAACAAGACCTTGAAGTTTAGGATTTAGGAACACTTGATTATTAATTTGGAAGCATCCCCTGTTATAAATTCGTAATggagtaacatatatatatatatatatatataggacgaAGATGATGGCACGTGCTTAATCCAACCTGCTTTAATCGCATCAGCAGCTGCTTCTTCTGGTGTTGAAGTGTAATGTTGTGTATCATAATAAACCCCGACCGAATCACAATCCGAGACAATGTACCTACGGGGTCCACCCAATTAAACAAGATAGATAAGCATCAAACCGTTAAAAGAGTTGACCATGAGCAGTTGTTGAAGTCATCCAATCGTGTGGTGATTAACGATGCAGAAAGCAACTAAGCATACCCATCAAGACGCCAAACGCCGCGAACTGTTTTGCGTAGGAGTTTGGGGTCAGCGCAGGTGGGGACACCATTGACCTGATTGTAGGAGCACATGATACTGGCCACCTTACCTTCTTTCACGCACATTTTGAATGGCACATCGAATGTATCCTCAATGTCCTGTTTGCTAACCTGCGTACAATCGTGACCCCCCGCCATCAGATGTCACTCATGCAAAAGTGAGCTGTGCTAATATATTATGGGTTTCATTACTTTCGTTTGGGTTGGGTGGCAATTAAATGTCAGCAACAGTAACATAAAACACAGAAACGCGAGTTGTTTGAAGTATGAGGCATGTTTCAATGGAACTACTTGAAGGATTTGGCTTTGTTTCGTGCTTGTTAAGGATAAGATCGAAGATGCTAATGACAGAGAGGATGTCTGCTTCACGGGACATTTTAAGTGAAATTCAAGTGATTCTCATAATGCCTTAAATTTCAACGTGTGGGCCAACACAGACTGACCCAAGTTTCCT
Protein-coding sequences here:
- the LOC109009930 gene encoding probable beta-D-xylosidase 2; its protein translation is MASATISLSPFVIFLLLLVGTVSRHGCEAREPFACDPKDARTTGLPFCRDSLAVADRVKDLIGRLTLQEKTRLLVNNAAAVPRLGIKGYEWWSEALHGVSNVGPGTKFGGDFPGATSFPQVITTAASFNASLWEAIGRVVSDEARAMYNGGAAGLTYWSPNVNIFRDPRWGRGQETPGEDPVVAGTYAARYVRGLQGNAGHRLKVAACCKHFTAYDLDNWNGVDRFHFNAKVSKQDIEDTFDVPFKMCVKEGKVASIMCSYNQVNGVPTCADPKLLRKTVRGVWRLDGYIVSDCDSVGVYYDTQHYTSTPEEAAADAIKAGLDLDCGPFLALHTEDALKRGLLKEIDVNGALANTLNVQMRLGMFDGEPSKQPFGNLGPKDVCTPAHQELALEAARQGIVLLKNHGPSLPLSPRRHRTIAVIGPNSNVTDTMIGNYAGVACGYITPMQGIGRYAKTIHQQGCTNVACTDDKLFSAAVDAARNADATVLVVGLDQTIEAEFRDRTGLLLPGRQQDLVSKVAAASRGPTILVLMSGGPIDVAFAQNDPRIGGILWAGYPGQAGGAAIADVLYGTSNPEGKLPMTWYPQDYLSNLPMTSMDMRSSRSRGYPGRTYRFYKGPVVYPFGHGLSYTKFVHTVASAPTVVAIPLAGRHARGNTTISGKAIRVTHARCGRVSLGVDLDVKNVGSKDGSHTMLVFSKPPAGQWAPHKQLVAFEKVHVPAKAQRRVRINIHVCKFLSVVDRSGIRRIPMGEHSLHIGNTIHSISLQAATLGVIKS